The sequence below is a genomic window from Actinokineospora baliensis.
TTGGTCGCCGGGCGCTACGACGTGCTCGCCCAGCCGCGCAACGCCGAGCGGGGCCGTGACCTGCTGGCGAAGCTGTCGATGCGGCCGAACGGCGGCATTGGCTAGGCCGTTCGCGCGTCGAATTGCGGGCCGTGATCACCGGATTTAGTTTCAGGTGACCCGGTCGCGGGTACCGAGCTACCCGCGTGACGGCGCACGTCGAGGTGCTAGCTCGTGTCGGTCGGTCTCCTCGGCGTGTCCCGTCGGAAGGAGGTCGGACGATGGGGCGTGCTCATCGGATACCCGGCCGCCGAGGACGACGCCTGCGAGCGGCGCTGTGCGCCGCTGTGATCGCTAGCCCGTTGGTGGCGGCATGTGGTTCGGACAGTGGCGGGATCACCGTCAACGTCTACTACTCCACTGAGGAGAACTTCGACAAGGTCGTCGCCAACTGCAACGCGGCGGCGGCCGGGCGGTACACCATCGCCCTCAACGTGTTGCCGCGCGGCGCCGACGACCAGCGCGAGCAGATGGTGCGCCGGTTGGCGGCTGGCGACACCGACATGGACGTGCTGGGCCTGGACGTCACCTGGGTCGCCGAGTTCGCCGAGGCGGGCTGGATCAGCGAGTGGACCGGCCAGGACAAGGCCGACGTCGAGGACGGCACCCTCGCCGGGCCGCTGGCGACCGCGAAGTGGGAGGACAAGCTCTACGCCGCGCCGAAGAACACCAACGTGCAACTCCTGTGGTACCGCAGCGATCTTGTGCCGACCCCGCCGAAGTCGTGGGGCGAGATGCTGGAGCAGGCGCAGCGGCTCAAGGCGGAGGGCAAGCCGGGCGGCATCCTGATGACCGGCGCCCAGTACGAGGGCCTCGTGGTGCAGTTCGCCACGCTCACCGCCGGTGCGGGCGGCAAGATCCTCTCCGACGACAGCACCCGCGCGGTGGTCGACGACGGCGCGGTCAAGGCGCTGGAAGCGTTGCGGGACTTGGCGAACTCGCCCGCGGCCAGCCCGTCGCTGTCCAACGCCAAAGAGGACAACATCCGGCAGGAGTTCGAGTCGGGCAAGAGCGCGGCGTTCCAGTTGAACTGGCCGTTCGTCTACGCCTCGATGGCCAAGTCCAACCCGGACCTGGCCAAGGTGTTCAAGTGGGCGCCCTACCCGGCGATCGACCCGAGCAAGACCGGGACCGCGACCCTCGGCGGGTTCAACCTCGCGATCAGCTCGTACTCCCAGCACAAGCCGGAGGCATTCGAGGCGGCGAAGTGCTTGCGCAGCGCGGAGAACCAGAAGTACTCGGCGATCAACTCCGGTGTGCCGCCGACCATCGAGTCGGTCTACGACGACCCGGAGATGGCACAGCCGTACCCGATGCGCGACGCGATCCTCGACGAGCTCAAGAACCCGGCCGTGCGCCCGATCACCCCGGCGTACCAGAACGTCTCCACGCTGATCTCCACCATCCTGTCCCCACCGGGGGCCATTGACCCCAAGGCCACCGCGGCGAGGTTGCGCACGGAACTGCAGGACGCTCTCGACTCGAAGGGGGTTCTGCCGTGAAGACCGTGACCGACGGCAAGAAGGCCGAGCGCAGGCTCGGGTTGTGGCTATGCGCGCCTGCCGCGCTGGTCATGGTCGCGGTGACCGCCTACCCGATCATCTACTCGGTGTGGCTGTCGCTGCAGCGCTACGACCTGCGGTTCCCCGCCGAGCGCGAGTTCGTCGGGATCGAGAACTACGTCACCGTGCTGACCAACTCCTACTGGTGGAGCGCGTTCGGGGTCACCACGCTGATCACGGTCATCTCGGTGGCCATCGAATTGGTGCTGGGCATGGCGTTGGCGCTGGTGATGCACCGGACGCTGGTCGCCCGCGGTCTCATCAGGACGGTCGCGCTCATCCCGTACGGCATCGTGACCGTGGTGGCCGCGTTCTCCTGGCGCTACGCCTGGGACGACAACACCGGTTACCTGGCCCAGCTGTTCGCCCCCGACGCCGCGCCGCTGACCCAGCGGGCCTCGGCGCTGGGGATCATCATCCTCGCCGAGGTCTGGAAGACCGTGCCGTTCATGGCGTTGCTGCTGATGGCCGGTCTGGCGCTGGTGCCGGAAGACCTGCTCAAGGCGGCGTCGATGGACGGCGCCGGGCCGTGGCAGCGGTTCACCAAGGTGATGCTGCCGGTGATGAAGCCCGCGATCCTGGTGGCGCTGCTGTTCCGCACCCTGGACGCGTTCCGCATCTTCGACAACATCTTCGTGCTCACCAGCGGCGCGCAACAGACCGGCTCGGTGTCCATGCAGACCTACAACAACCTGATCCGCGGCTTGAACCTGGGCATCGGGTCGACGATGTCGGTGCTCATCTTCATCGCCGTGGCCGCCATCGCGTTCCTGTTCGTGAAGGTCTTCGGCGCCGCCGCGCCCGGCAACGACGGGGGGAAGCGCTGATGGCCACCACCGAGAGCGGTGCCAAGGTCCGGTGGGCCCTGATCGACGTCGTCGTGCTGGTCTACGCCCTGGTCCCGGTGCTGTGGATCGTGTCGCTGTCGTTCAAGACCAAGGAAACCCTGGCGGACAAGAACTTCATCCCGCGCGAGTGGACCTGGCAGAACTACGCCGACATCTTCACCACCAACCAGTTCCTGCGGGCGTTGCTGAACTCCGTGGGGATCGCGCTGATCGCGACCCTCATCGCCGTCGTGCTCGGCACCATGGCCGCCTACGCCATCGCCAGGCTGGACTTCCCCGGCAAGCGGGCGCTGGTCGGGGTGTCGCTGCTGATCGCGATGTTCCCGCAGGTGTCGTTGGTGACGCCGCTGTTCGAGATGGAGCGCTCGCTCGGGCTCTTCGACACCTGGCCGGGGCTGATCCTGCCCTACATCACCTTCGCGCTGCCGCTGGCGATCTACACGCTGTCGGCCTTCTTCCG
It includes:
- a CDS encoding ABC transporter substrate-binding protein, coding for MIASPLVAACGSDSGGITVNVYYSTEENFDKVVANCNAAAAGRYTIALNVLPRGADDQREQMVRRLAAGDTDMDVLGLDVTWVAEFAEAGWISEWTGQDKADVEDGTLAGPLATAKWEDKLYAAPKNTNVQLLWYRSDLVPTPPKSWGEMLEQAQRLKAEGKPGGILMTGAQYEGLVVQFATLTAGAGGKILSDDSTRAVVDDGAVKALEALRDLANSPAASPSLSNAKEDNIRQEFESGKSAAFQLNWPFVYASMAKSNPDLAKVFKWAPYPAIDPSKTGTATLGGFNLAISSYSQHKPEAFEAAKCLRSAENQKYSAINSGVPPTIESVYDDPEMAQPYPMRDAILDELKNPAVRPITPAYQNVSTLISTILSPPGAIDPKATAARLRTELQDALDSKGVLP
- a CDS encoding carbohydrate ABC transporter permease — protein: MKTVTDGKKAERRLGLWLCAPAALVMVAVTAYPIIYSVWLSLQRYDLRFPAEREFVGIENYVTVLTNSYWWSAFGVTTLITVISVAIELVLGMALALVMHRTLVARGLIRTVALIPYGIVTVVAAFSWRYAWDDNTGYLAQLFAPDAAPLTQRASALGIIILAEVWKTVPFMALLLMAGLALVPEDLLKAASMDGAGPWQRFTKVMLPVMKPAILVALLFRTLDAFRIFDNIFVLTSGAQQTGSVSMQTYNNLIRGLNLGIGSTMSVLIFIAVAAIAFLFVKVFGAAAPGNDGGKR
- a CDS encoding carbohydrate ABC transporter permease; its protein translation is MATTESGAKVRWALIDVVVLVYALVPVLWIVSLSFKTKETLADKNFIPREWTWQNYADIFTTNQFLRALLNSVGIALIATLIAVVLGTMAAYAIARLDFPGKRALVGVSLLIAMFPQVSLVTPLFEMERSLGLFDTWPGLILPYITFALPLAIYTLSAFFREIPWELEKAAKMDGATPAQAFRRVIAPLAAPGVFTTAILVFIFCWNDFLFAISLTSTTSSRTVPAALSFFQGSSQFEDPTGTVSAAAVVITVPIILFVLFFQRRIVAGLTSGAVKG